One segment of Anopheles stephensi strain Indian chromosome 3, UCI_ANSTEP_V1.0, whole genome shotgun sequence DNA contains the following:
- the LOC118509835 gene encoding tyrosine-protein kinase Src64B, whose amino-acid sequence MGNKCCSKRQDQELALTYPGGYKKGDSSFNSNLSGPKHNNGGSIDSRYTPDPNRGQLIKHPKGGVDIIRPRTTPLLPGHNTRRIVVALYNYNAREETDVSFVKGDRMEVLDDTESDWWRVVHLKTRQEGLIPWNFVAEDRSVNSEDWFFENVSRKEADKLLLANENPRGTFLVRPSEHNPNGFSLSVKDWEESRGYHVKHYKIKPLDNGGYYIATNQTFPSLPALVMAYSKNALGLCHVLSSPCPKPQPQVWDLGPELRDKWEINRNEIQLIRKLGHGNFGEVYYGKWRNNIEVAVKTLREGTMSTQAFLQEAAIMKKFRHSRLVALYAVCSKEEPIYIVQEYMSKGSLLDFLRTGDGQFLQFEDLIYIAAQVASGMEYLELKQLIHRDLAARNVLIGENNVAKICDFGLARVIADDEYCPKQGSRFPVKWTAPEAIVYGKFSIKSDVWSYGILLMELFTYGQVPYPGMHSREVIEQIERGYRMPKPTAHHLPDDIYSLMLKCWDAIPDKRPTFEFLNHYFQNFTITSEVPYREVQD is encoded by the exons ATGGGCAATAAATGTTGCAGCAAACGACAGGATCAGGAACTGGCGCTTACCTATCCCGGCGGCTACAAGAAGGGTGATAGCAGCTTTAACTCAAACCTTTCCGGACCGAAGCACAACAATGGCGGTTCGATCGATTCCCGGTACACACCCGATCCGAACCGGGGACAGCTTATAAAACACCCGAAGGGTGGCGTAGACATCATCCGACCACGAACGACACCAC TTCTACCCGGTCACAACACGAGAAGGATAGTGGTCGCACTGTACAACTACAATGCCCGCGAGGAAACGGATGTCAGCTTCGTCAAGGGCGACCGGATGGAGGTGCTGGACGATACGGAATCAGACTGGTGGCGTGTGGTACATCTAAAGACCCGCCAGGAGGGTCTCATTCCATGGAACTTTGTCGCCGAAGATCGCAGTGTCAACAGTGAAGA CTGGTTCTTTGAAAATGTTTCGCGGAAAGAGGCGGACAAGCTGCTGCTTGCGAATGAAAACCCGCGCGGTACCTTCCTGGTGCGACCGTCCGAGCACAATCCGAACGGGTTCTCGCTGTCGGTCAAAGATTGGGAGGAAAGTCGAGGCTATCACGTAAAGCACTACAAGATCAAACCACTGGATAATGGAGGCTACTATATTGCAACGAATCAAACGTTCCCATCGCTCCCGGCACTGGTGATGGCCTATTCAA AGAATGCTCTCGGACTGTGCCACGTACTGTCTAGTCCCTGTCCAAAGCCACAGCCACAGGTGTGGGACCTTGGGCCGGAACTGCGCGACAAGTGGGAAATCAATCGCAACGAGATACAGCTAATCCGCAAGCTCGGCCACGGCAACTTCGGCGAGGTGTACTACGGCAAATGGCGAAACAACATCGAGGTGGCGGTGAAAACGCTCCGCGAAGGTACCATGTCCACGCAAGCGTTCCTGCAGGAGGCGGCCATCATGAAGAAGTTCCGCCACAGCCGGCTGGTAGCGCTGTACGCCGTCTGCTCCAAAGAGGAACCGATCTACATCGTGCAGGAGTACATGTCCAAGGGCAGCCTGCTCGACTTTCTGCGCACCGGCGACGGTCAGTTCCTGCAGTTCGAGGATCTGATCTACATCGCGGCCCAGGTTGCGTCCGGGATGGAGTATCTCGAGCTGAAGCAGCTGATCCATCGGGATCTTGCCGCCCGGAACGTGCTGATCGGCGAGAACAACGTGGCAAAGATCTGTGATTTCGGGCTGGCACGCGTGATAGCGGACGACGAGTACTGCCCGAAGCAGGGCTCCCGGTTCCCGGTCAAGTGGACCGCACCGGAAGCGATCGTGTACGGCAAGTTCTCGATCAAGTCGGACGTCTGGTCGTACGGTATACTGCTGATGGAGCTGTTCACGTACGGGCAGGTGCCGTACCCGGGCATGCACAGCCGCGAGGTGATCGAGCAGATCGAGCGCGGTTACCGGATGCCCAAACCGACGGCGCACCACCTGCCGGACGACATCTACAGCCTGATGCTGAAGTGCTGGGACGCGATACCGGACAAGCGGCCCACGTTCGAGTTTTTGAACCACTATTTCCAGAACTTTACCATCACCTCGGAGGTGCCGTACCGAGAGGTGCAGGATTAa